The DNA region caatataaaagatttTTCTTATTCTTATCAATTGCAACTCAGCTCGAATGGAAGATCTGTGAGTTTATGTCTGGAACAGCTTCTACCAAATTGCTTCGAGAGTCAAAACTTAATCTCCTAAATAATCTAGACATGTTACTATAGCTGTCTTGATGAACTACCAGGCAACTGGGCAGATCTCAAATGCTCGTCCTGGGAGAAAAAGTGGTTAAAACACAAACAGATAAATCACAGTCAATGTAAAGCAACTTGAGATTTTTCCCAGCGAGCTGAGACCTGTAAACTGTCAGTGAAACTGGGAGGAGGCCTGAAATCGATTTGACCCTGCACAGGAAATACAATAAGATCACACTCATCCAGGATCGTCttgttcaaaaaacaaaaacaaggcCCTTTTTAATAATaggaaataatttatatgttttttgaaaaaatattgtacATAATGTAATAAAAATCTATTTCTTTTGTCTAAACAACGCCATATTTTTCTagcttttttatattataaataaaaacgaaagtaattaaatattttaaaatgtttgctttgattaaaaatatcatatatatttatattctaaaaaaaagatatgaaaatattttattcagatgtaattcagaaaaaaatataggaatatctatttgattttttcagaatagttaaaataattcaaatatgtATTCAAAAATTCAATAAAGTAATTTTCTAAGGGATTGTACAacttaaaaaaatcacacatgaagtAATttgtgacttctattttaatagagttgatagataaagtattttattaaaaataaaatataaatttgtattttaataaatacaacattattaaatatttaaaaagttttttttaagtcagaaatgaaatatacatttatattacaaataaaacgaaagtaattaaatatttaaaaatatttgcttTAATGAAAATATCATATATCTTTATATTGTAAGATAAAAAGATTTTATTCAGATGTAATTCAGAGAAATAtagaaatatctatttttttagaatagttaaatattcaaatatgtattcaaaaattcaattaagtaatttttttcaGGGATGGTCCaacataaaaaatcatatatgaaatAAGTCGTGACTTCTATTCTGATAGAATAGATCGATTTTTCCTTCTCAAAGTTTACTTAAatgaatcttcttcttttttttgttctaaactTAAATGGATCTCTGTGTGAAAAGTAAAACATTTTatctattaaatttaatttgattcgTTATTCGTTAAGATTATATTCAATctgaaaattccgaatatccgtaagtcTTAAGTCTtcgaagcaaaacaaatattaaaaatcaatatccaCGTTATAAATGaagcaaatcataaatactaaaaaatttagAGACGGATATCCGATTCGCTCCGACTTTTATACATATAGATTTATATCTCTAGTTAAAtagagttttaaatgtataatattacattattattatttatcatataattttatttataaaattacgTATAAAGATTGTATtaagaaaagaatataaaatctttataaaagctaatatttttctaaaagatttgttttataagagatattagaaattttagaaatttataaaataaatagtttcatTGATCTTTactttatcttttatttgtGTAAACAATTTTGTCTTTAAAAAGtgtataaattttctaaatttactTATATTGAACAAAATAGAATAGATATCCCTTCATAAAGATTCTGAaataatatccataaatttttgtatattcataaaatttaatatttatttattttctcgaAGCAAAACATTTCGAAAAGTTAGATATCCGTAGAGTACGGAATAAGGATATCTTGGAGTACGTAACAAATTCCAAATACTGAACAATAGGTAATATTCAGTCCGTGTCCGCTACTTTACGTATGAGTGTATGTTTTACCATCAtattttgcttgtttatttTCTCGAGCTCGAGATTCCgtcataaatataattagtttgCTTAATTGGAATTGAATTACtgattctttttaatattaaaattgacaTCGTTCTGATGAATTTCATTCCTTTTGACAAAAGCTATCAATTTCCCTTTATTTCCTCTTTCCAGTTCTATCTATAAGTCTTTGTGTATTCCGACCACATGACTAAAACTTATTTCATCAGTAATGAGGAGCGTTGATGAACCTCTAATCAACTGTTTTGATTTTGGGTTAAAAGGTTGCTTTTGATCTTGAATTTGCAATTTAATAATAGGATTGTATCAAAATAATGCATCCTGAAGTTACAAGTTTCACTATTTCACCAAGACAAAACACAATGGTGTTTTTTTGCTTCTCTTATTTCATTTTGATCTCCTCTTAAGTTTACACCACATCCCATTTTTGGCATGGATCGTAGCGCCGCTCACGAGCTCAACAGATTCCGGCGGTCCACGCAGCTCCACGTCGAATTTCTGCAACAACATAGCTAGTGCAACGGTGGACTCCATTAGTGCAAACTGGTCTCCAATGCATTTCCTTGGCCCTCCACCAAATGGTAAGAATGCAAAGTCTGCTATGATCTGTTCTCACTCACCAACCCCACAAAGGAGACAATAGTCTTggttacaaaacaaaagagagcTAAGACTGGATTTTGCAAGTTTTGGATTGTTCTTCACCTCGTTGGGGTAGAGTGCACCAGGGCTTCTAGATGGATCAAACCCAGCCCAGCCTTCAATACCGTTGCTCTCCTTTGTTCTTAAGAACCTCTCAGGCTCAAACTCTTGTGGGTTATCCCAAAAGTATGGAGATCTATGGAGATTGTACACCtgaatgttaaaaaaaagacagtaaaaatataaacaaaagcAGGTTCCATTGAAAGAATCATAAACGAATATAGAAAGATACCACTTACGGAAATGAAGATATCAGTCCCTTTTGGAACTTTATGACCTTCCTTTTCACCTTTGTATCCTCCTGCATACGCAAGCAGTAGAGAGACATCGAGGTATGTAATCATTGTCTGCTAATGAACACAACTTGATACATACCAGGCAAGGTTTCTGGTTTAAGAGTGCGTCTGATGAGCAGAGGCGGCTGAGGATATAGACGAAGGGATTCAACAACGGTGAGTCGTATGTACCTGCATAAACATTCAGCAAAGCAGTCAATGATCGAAATACAGACCAAAAGAAAAGATCTAAGATGCTAAGTTACGTACTCAAGCTTCTTCAATGATTCATAGGTAGGTGCATTTTCACCAAGCACAGCATCAATCTCAGATTGAGCTTTCCTAATTTTGGCAGGACTCTGCGAGTTTAGAAGCAGAATGCTAAAGAACTGTACAGTGAGCTTGCTTTTTAATAAACagtcatgaaaaaaaaatgggaaTAAGAAACTTAAGTGCATACTTGTGCAAGAAGGTAAACAGCCCAAGTAAGAACAGCTGCGGTTGTCTCGTGACCAGCAATTAGCATAGTCATTAAGTCATCTCTCAGCTGTTGAACCCAAAAATTCATAAGCAGAAGATGATGAAAAGATTGCTGTACAGTAAgttattactccctccgtttcaaattatatgtcgttctagagcaaaatttttgtttcaaaataagtgtcgttttcggttttcaatacaaaatttattgaaaatattctctattctatttttatattggttgatgtgtattggtaatattatttttattttggaaatatgtaaaattaaatattttcttaatctgtgtgcaaagacttagaacgacaaataatatgaaacggagagagtataaTCTTGCCTGCCGGTCATCAATATCAACACCCCGCATGTCCACCAAGAACCGTAAAAGACTTGCATCCTGTGGGAGAtccaatgaaaacaaaaatcaaaagacttttcaaagaaagaagagattctTTAGTACAGTTGCACAACCTTGAGATTAGAGTAGTCACGTTGCTGAAGCTTCTCTACATCTGTTTcctgagataaaaaaaaagagataacaAAATAAGAAACTAACAGCAGAATAAAGAGCAAAAAAATACTCACTCCATTCCATTTTAAGTGCCTTATacaattagtttttttattttaaatgcaaatGTTTGATAATTTCCCCATTTTGTCCATATTCTTTTATCtcattaattaacaaaatcaaataaaacaatgCATTAATTAGGGATGTAATaaagaaattaataattttcttgaAGAAATCTTATAATATGAAAAGGAGGGAGGGGGGTGAAACACCTGTCTTGTCTCTTTTGCATTTTGAATGAGTCCATCAAGGCACTCGTTTATAATCTTGAGATCGCTTTGGAACTTTCTTTGCCTCGGAACTATCCATCTGGCTGGAGGAAAGTTCCAATACGGAAAGTAGAAAGTAGACCGATGCTCTGCCTCGAAAAGAGTCCCATAAACCGCCTGCAATGCAATGTAGTATAACAGACACAATCAAGAAGGAACCAACAGCTTGCTTAATAGACAAATTCaagaaatcaaaaataaaaaaataaaaaaaccttaATGACAGGGGACTCTTTTGTGACAGAGCCAAAGTCGTAGTTGAAGACGCTAAGCCCTATAATATCAAGAGCCAAACTCGAGAACTCTGCTTCAAGATCCAACTCAATCGTGTCCCCTCCGCTGTCCCTTAAGAGTTTCTCAGATTTCGATATCATTTTCTCAGAACAGTCGCTGAATACTTTGACCATGGCCTCCAGATACAATGCATGGAACGCAGGAGTTATAGCTGCAAACACAGAGGTCATCAATGGCCATAAACATATAGagattattaacaaaaaaaaaaaaaaacagatttacTTACCTCTTCTTCTTAACTTCCAGGTATCGAGGTCAGCAGGTATCAACCCTTTTCCCATGATGGGCTCTAAAATCTCAGCAAGAACTCCCTAAACCAAAACACAAAGGAAAGTTACTTGATGATGgtacacaaaaagaaaacaaaacgaaCTGGCTGACTCCATTTACCTTGTCATAAGAAAAGGCGTTCTCTCTGAGGACATGCCTTGCAACAATCGGATCTGAGATGACAACAAAGGCTTTTGGACCAAACGCAAGTTTATACACTCCTCCATGCTTCAGAATCAAGAACATcaaaaagaatcaaaacaaAGTAGATAAACTTCAAGTATGTAAACTCATACTAAGATGATACCTCAATGAACCAGTCGTAGAGAGATAAGAAGAGAGGCTTTCCAAACAAATCAGAGACAGCTCCTTCAGCAGTGGGCATTGACCCCAAACTTCCACCGCTTAACAGGTTTGTAAATAGGTTGCTCGCATTGTCcagaatattattattagtctTTGGCTCCTTGGTATTAGTCGATTGGCACCTAAAAAAACCAAACTCCATTATTACTAACAACACAAGTCTCTTACTTTGTGTCATCTCCGGTTCTGTTTTTCACATATCCACCATAAAGCTATCGACTTTAGCTATATCCAGGGACATCTACAGTTAACCATATCAATCGATAACTAAACCCACCTGATGGAAAGAGAAGGTCTCCGTGAATTGCCGTAGCAACCGAAGAGGCAGGGATCGCTCCTGCCCAGATGAAGACCACCACCATGGAAGGAGCTTGAAGGGGCAGCTGAAAGGAAAGACATGGCTGCCATCTTCTTACGAACCGGAAAGTTGTAAACTTTTGAGGAAGACAGAACATACTTTCTGTTCTTTATAGGGTAAATTCTTATCTACCACTGAACATAGGCCACCACAACAAAGCAGCAAGCATGTCTGACGACACGGATTGCATTTACCAAAGACTATGCGTGACTAGACTGTCACGTGTTCATTTTTACGGTAATTGATTATTGTTAATTTTCACCACAAGTTTTTCAGACCCACTTGTGGCCCATTACATAACCCAACAAGAAAATTTGAACACAAACCTGTATAAATGCAATGCCGTTTGTTATTCTTTTTACCTTCTTAAAAGTGATTTTTAAATCATATGacttgtttgacaaaaaaaagaaaatcatatgaCAAAATTGATTCAAGAATTTCCACAGGTAATGGCATTATTAAGGCTTTGTTTATTCTGTCAAGTGAATATAGCAAAACTCTCTCTACTTGTTTCTATGTGACACAAATGCAGCAGAAAGTTAAAGCAAAGCAGCCAGTGATATATTACTGTGTATATGATCAAACACTCCAATGGTTTACATGTTGAAGACCATACCTAACAGATAAAacgaataaaaacaaaacaaataaaatcaaccCATATTATCCAAATATTGTTGACTTGTGAAACATATGAGCAAAagaaccaacaacaacaacatagaACTAACATTGAAGTGGTATGCATATTAACTTTCAGCATTTGCAAAAGTTGAGAAGCTTGACATCAGCGACTGGGTCTCTCTTATTTTTCGATTCCTTGAAGTGTTTTGAAGCTACCTTTAGCAAACCGTCCCATCCCTAaacaataaacacaattaatatagatttatttttatataaaaatagagcTAAGAATATCATCTAAGGTATATGTATGTAATGTACTTTGGTCGGA from Raphanus sativus cultivar WK10039 chromosome 8, ASM80110v3, whole genome shotgun sequence includes:
- the LOC130498925 gene encoding cytochrome P450 97B3, chloroplastic-like isoform X1; translation: MAAMSFLSAAPSSSFHGGGLHLGRSDPCLFGCYGNSRRPSLSIRCQSTNTKEPKTNNNILDNASNLFTNLLSGGSLGSMPTAEGAVSDLFGKPLFLSLYDWFIEHGGVYKLAFGPKAFVVISDPIVARHVLRENAFSYDKGVLAEILEPIMGKGLIPADLDTWKLRRRAITPAFHALYLEAMVKVFSDCSEKMISKSEKLLRDSGGDTIELDLEAEFSSLALDIIGLSVFNYDFGSVTKESPVIKAVYGTLFEAEHRSTFYFPYWNFPPARWIVPRQRKFQSDLKIINECLDGLIQNAKETRQETDVEKLQQRDYSNLKDASLLRFLVDMRGVDIDDRQLRDDLMTMLIAGHETTAAVLTWAVYLLAQFFSILLLNSQSPAKIRKAQSEIDAVLGENAPTYESLKKLEYIRLTVVESLRLYPQPPLLIRRTLKPETLPGGYKGEKEGHKVPKGTDIFISVYNLHRSPYFWDNPQEFEPERFLRTKESNGIEGWAGFDPSRSPGALYPNEIIADFAFLPFGGGPRKCIGDQFALMESTVALAMLLQKFDVELRGPPESVELVSGATIHAKNGMWCKLKRRSK
- the LOC130498925 gene encoding cytochrome P450 97B3, chloroplastic-like isoform X2; protein product: MAAMSFLSAAPSSSFHGGGLHLGRSDPCLFGCYGNSRRPSLSIRCQSTNTKEPKTNNNILDNASNLFTNLLSGGSLGSMPTAEGAVSDLFGKPLFLSLYDWFIEHGGVYKLAFGPKAFVVISDPIVARHVLRENAFSYDKGVLAEILEPIMGKGLIPADLDTWKLRRRAITPAFHALYLEAMVKVFSDCSEKMISKSEKLLRDSGGDTIELDLEAEFSSLALDIIGLSVFNYDFGSVTKESPVIKAVYGTLFEAEHRSTFYFPYWNFPPARWIVPRQRKFQSDLKIINECLDGLIQNAKETRQETDVEKLQQRDYSNLKDASLLRFLVDMRGVDIDDRQLRDDLMTMLIAGHETTAAVLTWAVYLLAQSPAKIRKAQSEIDAVLGENAPTYESLKKLEYIRLTVVESLRLYPQPPLLIRRTLKPETLPGGYKGEKEGHKVPKGTDIFISVYNLHRSPYFWDNPQEFEPERFLRTKESNGIEGWAGFDPSRSPGALYPNEIIADFAFLPFGGGPRKCIGDQFALMESTVALAMLLQKFDVELRGPPESVELVSGATIHAKNGMWCKLKRRSK